The Pseudophryne corroboree isolate aPseCor3 chromosome 2, aPseCor3.hap2, whole genome shotgun sequence genome has a segment encoding these proteins:
- the P2RY8 gene encoding P2Y purinoceptor 8 yields MYLHGLPNETAPDNFTLKMLEDKRIWTALPIVYSLVFLISVPGNCISLWILIRHSKPITSSVILMINLSITDLALAVFLPFQIIYNFKKNHWIFGEALCSVVTIMFYANMYCTILTIMLISVERYIGIVHPMKAIMWRRKRYAAGAIIIIWVLLLIAFIPMESTDLTYKVKHLNTTTCFDVLKWNMLPSILWWAIFIIGLFVFLFLIPSFVIVVCYIRIIRTLIRTSNKHGAGTERRSIKLAIFVLIVFITCFAPNNFILLFHTIVRLFYSKSYYHAYKLTLTLSCLSSCLDPFLYYFACKDFRKKASELWNRRSRRECFEMRRESLFSAMTFSSGHGDDLQNGNNHQNTSDHPKNDM; encoded by the coding sequence ATGTACTTACACGGCTTACCTAATGAAACCGCACCAGACAATTTTACATTAAAAATGCTAGAGGATAAGCGTATCTGGACTGCTCTACCTATAGTTTATTCATTGGTTTTTTTAATCAGCGTTCCAGGAAATTGTATTTCACTGTGGATTCTAATACGCCACTCTAAACCGATTACATCTTCAGTCATCTTGATGATAAACCTGAGCATCACAGACCTTGCCCTTGCTGTGTTCCTGCCCTTCCAAATAATCTATAACTTCAAAAAGAACCACTGGATATTTGGGGAAGCACTTTGCAGTGTGGTGACCATCATGTTTTATGCCAACATGTATTGTACAATATTAACAATCATGCTGATCAGTGTGGAACGTTATATAGGTATTGTACACCCCATGAAGGCAATTATGTGGAGGAGGAAAAGATATGCAGCTGGAGCAATCATTATAATATGGGTGTTGTTGCTTATTGCATTCATTCCTATGGAGTCAACAGACCTGACTTATAAAGTGAAGCATTTAAACACCACAACATGCTTTGATGTTCTCAAGTGGAACATGCTACCAAGTATATTATGGTGGGCAATCTTCATCATTGGactctttgtttttttatttttaattccatCCTTTGTAATTGTGGTTTGCTATATTCGAATAATTCGCACATTAATTCGGACATCCAATAAACACGGTGCAGGGACGGAAAGGAGATCCATCAAACTTGCTATTTTTGTCCTTATAGTGTTTATCACCTGTTTTGCTCCAAACAACTTTATCTTACTATTCCATACAATTGTTCGTCTCTTCTATAGCAAAAGTTACTATCATGCTTACAAACTGACACTTACATTGAGCTGTTTAAGCAGCTGCCTGGACCCCTTCCTCTATTACTTTGCTTGCAAAGACTTTCGTAAGAAAGCATCAGAATTGTGGAATCGGAGATCGCGAAGAGAATGCTTTGAAATGAGACGGGAAAGCTTGTTCTCAGCTATGACATTTTCCAGTGGACATGGGGATGATTTACAAAATGGAAACAACCACCAAAACACCAGTGACCATCCAAAAAATGACATGTAG